In a single window of the Drosophila miranda strain MSH22 chromosome XL, D.miranda_PacBio2.1, whole genome shotgun sequence genome:
- the LOC108161422 gene encoding uncharacterized protein LOC108161422: protein MFSFHKPRVYRSADGCCICRAKSSSSRFTASRKYEKESVLCFNLQEPRNGEICNACVLLVKRFKRLPADSKRHWGHVVDARAGPGTKSLAKQKKRENAEAGEGGVGGSSSFIPEKFAKIFKKNRKGKITAVPGAVAEPIARNHPRQSSSSPMSEHQQSDSNESNDEEHLPVPASVTVTATATGGGAPPILAAPYQTRKRTAAASAAQAEQGKNSKRPKLTGSKRRCQLAPKKNRRAVDNVPFFEESDLIRLEVCCGTVFQSLTLGMCCYIIDPMLYKPCEKHQRLRRQQAEMAATAAASANAKPNMVPPVAAAAAASGAAPVAIPAPSQNQTPNQGNIVQNPMPAMKKHHLFFKRQSESFPQGDIHRISPIPLNKTEVTALALPHSTTATATATASLHPGMTTTSVGAASPSSLSSSSNCSTSSSVATKFNDNSSDSGFDEHVLERKLSVSPPTDELKQRGATAGGMQLILASGLPITGQTQNLVLAGNEFTARIVQQRQQPSEVVVAPGAALKINVVGGSQGNSNKIRAIFNNANTIQHENGVTTILPASSLAASNQTAAMNAIAPSTVTITPAKKGATTTATVAVAAANANPKFILLKSAKFVGQAVPANPPSSAETKV from the exons atgttcAGCTTTCATAAGCCACGCGTTTACCGCTCTGCCGACGGCTGTTGCATCTGCCGGGCCAAGTCGAGCAGCTCTCGCTTCACGGCCTCCCGCAAATACGAGAAGGAGTCGGTGCTGTGCTTCAACCTACAGGAGCCGCGCAATGGCGAGATCTGCAACGCGTGCGTGCTGCTGGTGAAGCGCTTCAAGCGCCTGCCCGCCGACAGCAAGCGCCATTGGGGTCAT GTGGTGGATGCCCGAGCTGGTCCCGGCACCAAGTCCCTGGCCAAACAGAAAAAGCGCGAGAACGCAGAGGCTGGCGAAGGAGGAGTCGGCGGCAGCAGCTCTTTTATACCGGAGAAGTTTGCGAAGATCTTTAAGAAGAATCGCAAGGGCAAGATAACGGCCGTTCCGGGAGCAGTAGCGGAACCAATCGCCAGGAACCATCCACGTCAGAGCAGCTCCTCACCCATGTCCGAGCACCAGCAGAGCGACTCTAACGAGAGCAACGACGAGGAGCACTTGCCTGTTCCCGCTTCGGTTACGGTtacggctacggctacggGTGGGGGGGCACCACCGATCCTGGCGGCCCCCTATCAGACCAGAAAGCGGACGGCAGCCGCGTCGGCGGCCCAGGCCGAGCAAGGGAAAAACAGCAAGCGACCGAAGCTCACGGGCAGCAAGCGACGCTGCCAACTGGCGCCGAAAAAGAATCGACGGGCAGTGGACAATGTGCCGTTCTTCGAAGAGAGCGATCTGATACGATTAGAGGTCTGCTGCGGCACAGTCTTCCAGAGTCTGACTCTAGGCATGTGTTGCTACATCATCGATCCGATGCTTTACAAGCCATGCGAAAAGCACCAGCGCCTCAGGCGGCAGCAAGCGGAGATGgcagccaccgccgccgcGTCCGCCAACGCCAAGCCAAATATGGTTCCTCcagttgcagctgcagctgcagcttcaGGTGCAGCACCCGTTGCGATTCCAGCTCCATCTCAAAATCAAACTCCGAACCAAGGAAATATTGTGCAAAATCCGATGCCAGCTATGAAGAAGCATCATTTGTTCTTTAAACGACAATCGGAGTCCTTTCCACAGGGCGATATCCATAGAATAAGTCCCATTCCACTAAACAAGACTGAAGTCacggctctggctctgccacATTCCACGAcggccaccgccaccgccactgcGAGCTTGCATCCGGGCATGACCACAACATCCGTCGGAGCGGCTTCACCCTCGTCGCTATCCTCGTCGTCCAACTGCTCGACCTCGTCCTCGGTGGCCACCAAATTCAACGACAACTCCTCGGATTCTGGCTTCGATGAGCATGTCCTCGAGCGTAAATTGAGCGTCAGTCCGCCTACGGATGAGCTGAAGCAGCGCGGTGCCACGGCTGGTGGCATGCAGCTGATTCTGGCCAGCGGCCTGCCCATAACTGGACAGACTCAGAACCTAGTGCTGGCCGGCAATGAGTTCACCGCCAGAATTGTGCAGCAGCGTCAGCAGCCGTCCGAGGTAGTGGTCGCGCCTGGAGCCGCACTAAAAATCAACGTCGTTGGAGGATCTCAGGGGAATAGTAATAAGATTCGTGCAATATTCAACAATGCCAACACCATTCAGCATGAGAACGGGGTTACCACCATACTGCCGGCCTCCTCGCTGGCTGCCAGCAATCAGACGGCTGCGATGAATGCCATAGCCCCCAGTACGGTGACCATAACACCGGCCAAGAAGGgtgccaccaccaccgccactgTGGCTGTGGCGGCAGCCAATGCCAATCCCAAGTTTATACTTCTCAAGTCGGCCAAGTTTGTTGGCCAGGCAGTGCCAGCAAACCCTCCATCCTCCGCAGAGACAAAGGTCTAA